Proteins encoded together in one Oryzias latipes chromosome 11, ASM223467v1 window:
- the mturn gene encoding maturin, protein MEFKHLVEAAEKWCSGNPFELIFAEENDERRLDFYAEPGVSFYVLCPGGTDSFHVWSESEDCLPFLQLAQDYISSCGKKTLLEVLEKVFTSFRPLLGLPDIDDDTFEHFHADVEGEPGPDQQQMGVSQQ, encoded by the exons ATGGAGTTCAAGCATCTGGTGGAGGCGGCGGAGAAGTGGTGCTCCGGGAACCCATTCGAGCTCATCTTTGCTGAAGAGAATGACGAGAGGCGGCTGGACTTTTACGCGGAGCCCGGCGTCTCCTTCTACGTCCTGTGTCCCGGCGGCACCGACAGCTTC CATGTGTGGAGTGAGAGCGAGGACTGCCTTCCCTTTCTCCAACTGGCCCAGGACTACATCTCCTCCTGTGGGAAGAAGACTCTGTTGGAGGTGCTGGAGAAAGTCTTCACCTCCTTCAGGCCT CTGCTGGGCCTTCCAGACATAGACGACGACACCTTTGAGCACTTCCACGCCGACGTGGAGGGGGAACCTGGACCCGACCAGCAGCAGATGGGGGTCAGCCAGCAGTGA